A window of the Miscanthus floridulus cultivar M001 chromosome 14, ASM1932011v1, whole genome shotgun sequence genome harbors these coding sequences:
- the LOC136502873 gene encoding exocyst complex component 5: MPTSADPAAALPLTLDLEDFKGDFSFDALFGGLVDELLPEYRGEDDAAPAPPPPPPVLGAAPPVFPAVDELLGLFKHSCKELVDLRRQIDKRLQNLKKEVAVQDAKHRKTLGELEKGVDGLFDSFARLDSRISSVGQTAAKIGDHLQSAESQRETASQTIDLIKYLMEFNSTPGDLMELSPLFSDDSRVAEAASIAQKLRSFAEEDVGRHGVTSAVGSANASRGLEVAVANLQEYCNELENRLLAQFDAASQRRELSTMAECAKILSQFNRGTSAMQHYVATRPMFIDVEIMNTDIQVVLGDEGLQADCNSIADGLSTLYKEIADTVRKEAATITAVFPSPNEVMAILVQRVLEQRVTTILDRILIKPSLASLPPLEGEGGLLQYLRILAVAYDRTKELAKDLESIGCGDLDIEGLTESIYVSHKDEYTEFEQASLRQLFQSKMAELRAEAKQQSESTGSIGRAKGASLTTSPQQQISVTVVTEFVRWNEEAIARCTLLFSQPTTVAANVRSIFACLLDQVSQYLTEGLDRARESLNEAQALRDRYVIGTSVSRRVAAAAASAQEVAASAGESSFRSFMIAVQRCTSSIAILQQYFSNTISRLLLPVDGAHPSACEDMGSAVSVVEAAAHKGLLQCIDTVMSEVERLLSSEQKATDYRTPDDGAAPDHRPTNACIRIVAYLSRVLEVAFSALEGLNKQSFLTELGNRMHKGLLNHWQKFTFSPSGGLRLKRDITEYGDFVRSFNAPSIDEKFELLGIVANVFIVAPESLASLFEGTPSIRKDALRFIQLRDDYKTAKIASMLNNIMSE; the protein is encoded by the exons ATGCCGACGTCCGCCGaccccgccgccgcgctgcccctCACCCTCGACCTCGAGGACTTCAAG GGAGACTTCTCGTTCGACGCGCTGTTTGGGGGACTGGTGGACGAGCTCCTCCCGGAGTACCGCGGGGAGGACGACGCCGCgccggcgccaccgccgccgccgcccgtgctCGGGGCGGCCCCGCCCGTCTTCCCCGCTGTCGACGAGCTTCTTGGGCTGTTCAAGCACTCGTGCAAGGAGCTCGTCGACCTCCGCAGGCAG ATTGATAAGCGGCTCCAGAATCTTAAGAAGGAGGTGGCCGTGCAGGATGCCAAGCATCGCAAGACGCTTGGGGAG CTTGAGAAGGGTGTGGATGGACTATTTGATAGCTTTGCTAGGTTGGATTCCCGCATATCCAGTGTTGGTCAAACAGCTGCAAAAATCGGTGATCATTTACAG AGCGCAGAATCTCAGAGGGAAACTGCTAGTCAGACGATAGATCTCATCAAG TATCTCATGGAGTTCAACAGCACACCTGGGGACCTTATGGAACTTTCTCCTTTATTTTCTGATGACAGTCGTGTTGCTGAGGCTGCTTCGATTGCACAGAAATTGC GATCATTTGCCGAGGAGGATGTTGGTAGACATGGTGTGACATCAGCGGTAGGCTCTGCTAATGCAAGCCGTGGTTTGGAGGTTGCTGTTGCAAATCTCCAAGAATATTGTAACG AATTGGAGAATCGACTGTTGGCTCAGTTTGACGCTGCATCACAGAGACGGGAGTTGTCTACAATGGCAGAATGTGCTAAAATATTGTCACAG TTCAATCGGGGAACCAGCGCAATGCAACACTATGTTGCAACACGGCCAATGTTTATTGATGTGGAAATTATGAACACTGATATTCAAGTTGTTCTGGGTGATGAGGGGTTGCAAGCTGACTGCAACAGTATTGCAGATGGTCTCTCTACATTGTACAAGGAAATTGCAG ATACTGTGAGGAAAGAGGCAGCTACAATAACGGCTGTCTTTCCTTCTCCGAATGAGGTCATGGCAATTCTTGTGCAG CGAGTGCTAGAACAAAGGGTAacaactattcttgacagaattcTCATAAAGCCCTCTCTTGCTAGTTTGCCTCCTCTAGAAGGTGAAGGTGGCCTTCTACAA TACCTAAGAATCCTGGCAGTTGCATATGACCGAACAAAAGAACTGGCTAAGGATTTGGAGTCTATTGGTTGTGGGGATTTGGATATTGAAG GTCTCACTGAATCCATATATGTTTCCCACAAAGATGAGTACACAGAATTTGAGCAGGCATCACTCAGGCAGCTATTTCAGTCAAAG ATGGCTGAACTGAGAGCTGAGGCTAAGCAACAATCTGAGTCAACTGGCTCAATCGGACGCGCGAAAGGAGCATCTTTGACCACATCACCACAGCAACAGATATCAGTTACTGTAGTAACAGAATTTGTTCGCTGGAATGAGGAAGCCATAGCCAGATGCACACTATTGTTTTCTCAG CCTACTACTGTTGCAGCTAACGTGAGATCCATATTTGCATGCTTGCTTGATCAA GTGAGCCAATACTTAACTGAAGGGCTTGATCGTGCTAGAGAGAGTTTAAATGAGGCTCAAGCTTTGCGGGATAGATATGTCATCGGGACAAGTGTTAGTAGGAGAGTggcagctgctgctgcttctgca CAAGAGGTGGCAGCTTCAGCTGGTGAGAGTAGCTttagatccttcatgattgctgTGCAGCGATGTACCAGTAGCATAGCTATTCTTCAGCAG TACTTCTCAAATACAATATCTCGACTCTTGCTACCTGTTGATGGTGCTCATCCATCTGCTTGTGAAGATATGGGGTCAGCAGTCTCAGTAGTTGAGGCTGCTGCTCACAAAGGACTGCTACAATGTATTGATACTGTTATGTCTGAG GTTGAAAGATTGTTGTCTTCGGAACAGAAGGCTACAGATTATCGAACACCAGATGATGGAGCTGCACCAGATCATCGGCCAACTAATGCTTGTATAAG AATTGTAGCCTATCTCTCTCGTGTTCTTGAAGTTGCATTCAGTGCCCTCGAAGGTCTCAACAAACAGTCCTTTTTGACTGAGCTG GGAAATCGCATGCATAAGGGGCTGCTTAATCATTGGCAGAAGTTCACATTTAGTCCCAG TGGTGGACTAAGGTTGAAACGTGACATAACTGAATATGGGGACTTTGTTCGTAGCTTCAATGCCCCCTCTATAGATGAGAAGTTCGAACTATTGGGAAT TGTGGCGAACGTCTTCATTGTTGCTCCAGAAAGTTTAGCATCCCTCTTTGAAGGAACCCCCAGCATCCGAAAGGACGCCTTGAG GTTCATTCAGCTCCGGGATGATTATAAGACGGCAAAAATCGCTTCGATGCTTAACAATATCATGTCCGAGTAA
- the LOC136505581 gene encoding uncharacterized protein — MARRHTVSWSAGVAAGVVAGLAGGELQLRRVRVGVGHAVAAAMGAVAVAQLHRQYPASAGSSSSQVQTIVGYRRAMLDLVRGLPESAYELSLHDIVEHHHLSPPRDPPSPPHPPPSSTAGGRPRPTSCAVPVVPAAAQEKDEPAITATADAEDGGGSRGKKKQGRKQRTTMRKQRCRSMERSVSLDTGLLIKLFLPLVPAGSSRKA, encoded by the exons ATGGCGAGGCGGCACACGGTCTCCTGGTCCGCCGGGGTGGCTGCAGGCGTCGTTGCAGGCCTCGCCGGAGGCGAACTACAGCTCCGGCGGGTCAGGGTCGGGGTCGGGCACGCCGTCGCCGCAGCTATGGGCGCAGTCGCAGTCGCACAACTCCACCGGCAGTACCCGGCGTCGGCGGGCAGCTCGTCGTCGCAGGTGCAGACCATCGTGGGGTACCGCCGTGCGATGCTCGACCTCGTGCGGGGCCTCCCGGAGTCCGCATACGAGCTCTCGCTCCACGACATCGTCGAGCACCACCACCTGTCCCCGCCCCGcgatcctccttctcctcctcatcctccgccGTCTAGCACCGCCGGGGGGCGCCCGCGCCCCACGAGCTGCGCTGTCCCCGTCGTCCCCGCGGCTGCGCAGGAGAAGGACGAGCCCGCCATCACGGCCACAGCAGACGCCGAGGACGGCGGCGGGTCCAGGGGCAAGAAGAAGCAGGGGAGGAAGCAGAGGACGACGATGCGGAAGCAGCGGTGCCGGAGCATGGAGCGAAGCGTCAGCCTCGACACGGGCTTGCTCATCAAGCTCTTCCTCCCGCTCGTCCCGGCGGGCTCGTCCCG GAAGGCATGA